A genomic segment from Oncorhynchus keta strain PuntledgeMale-10-30-2019 chromosome 9, Oket_V2, whole genome shotgun sequence encodes:
- the LOC127931884 gene encoding involucrin-like translates to MHGDEGRQMHGDEGRQMHGDEGRQMHGDEGRQMHGDESRQMHGDEGRQMHGDEGRQMHGDEGRQMHGDEGRQMHGDEGRQMHGDESRQMHGDEGRQMHGDESRQMHGDEGRQMHGDEGRQMHGDEGRQMHGDEGRQMHGDEGRQMHGDEGRQMHGDEGRQIHGDDAGDESRQMHGDEGRQMHGDEGRQMHRDEGRQMHGDEGRQMHGDEGRQMHGDEGRQMHGDEGRQMHRDEGRQMHGDEGRQMHRDEGRQMHGDEGRQMHGDEGRQMHGGWYY, encoded by the coding sequence ATGCACGGGGACGAGGGTAGGCAGATGCACGGGGACGAGGGTAGGCAGATGCACGGGGACGAGGGTAGGCAGATGCACGGGGACGAGGGTAGGCAGATGCACGGGGATGAGAGTAGGCAGATGCACGGGGACGAGGGTAGGCAGATGCACGGGGACGAGGGTAGGCAGATGCACGGGGACGAGGGTAGGCAGATGCACGGGGACGAGGGTAGGCAGATGCACGGGGACGAGGGTAGGCAGATGCACGGGGACGAGAGTAGGCAGATGCACGGGGACGAGGGTAGGCAGATGCACGGGGATGAGAGTAGGCAGATGCACGGGGACGAGGGTAGGCAGATGCACGGGGACGAGGGTAGGCAGATGCACGGGGACGAGGGTAGGCAGATGCACGGGGACGAGGGTAGGCAGATGCACGGGGACGAGGGTAGGCAGATGCACGGGGACGAGGGTAGGCAGATGCACGGGGACGAGGGTAGGCAAATCCACGGGGACGATGCAGGGGATGAGAGTAGGCAGATGCACGGGGACGAGGGTAGGCAGATGCACGGGGACGAGGGTAGGCAGATGCACAGGGATGAGGGTAGGCAGATGCACGGGGACGAGGGTAGGCAGATGCACGGGGACGAGGGTAGGCAGATGCACGGGGACGAGGGTAGGCAGATGCACGGGGACGAGGGTAGGCAGATGCACAGGGATGAGGGTAGGCAGATGCACGGGGACGAGGGTAGGCAGATGCACAGGGATGAGGGTAGGCAGATGCACGGGGACGAGGGTAGGCAGATGCACGGGGACGAGGGTAGGCAGATGCACGGAGGGTGGTATTATTAA